The following coding sequences are from one Betaproteobacteria bacterium window:
- the flgB gene encoding flagellar basal body rod protein FlgB, whose protein sequence is MQSIAASLDSLRTAIGLRAERHQVLAANIANADTPNYKARDFDFRSAMAQAMSGRGLGDLTLSRSSDRHLEGGSAAASAPLAYRKETQSAVDGNTVDMDVERAQMAENALQYDILARLVGDRLQGLKAALSTQS, encoded by the coding sequence ATGCAAAGCATCGCCGCCAGTCTGGACTCCCTGCGCACCGCCATCGGCCTGCGCGCCGAGCGCCATCAGGTGCTCGCCGCCAATATCGCCAACGCCGATACCCCCAACTACAAGGCGCGGGATTTCGACTTCCGTTCTGCCATGGCCCAGGCCATGAGCGGGCGCGGGCTGGGCGACCTGACCCTCAGCCGCAGCTCCGATCGCCACCTGGAGGGCGGGTCCGCCGCGGCTTCGGCCCCCCTGGCCTACCGCAAGGAAACCCAGTCGGCGGTCGACGGCAACACGGTGGATATGGACGTGGAGCGCGCTCAGATGGCCGAGAACGCCCTGCAATACGACATCCTGGCCCGTCTGGTGGGCGACCGCCTGCAGGGCCTCAAGGCTGCCCTCAGCACTCAATCCTGA
- a CDS encoding flagellar basal body rod protein FlgF: MDRLIYTAMTGAKHTFLQQAGNAHNLANASTIGFKAQEHRFRAVPVLGEGVPTRAFVVDATVADVFDEGPLMYTGRNLDVAVRGRGWIALQMPDGSEAYTRAGSLDVNVNGLLQTKAGQTVAGDGGPINVPPDNVVEIAPDGTVSVVPSFGTPNSSNAVGRIKLVNPPEADLVRGDDGFFRLRGGEAAPVDDQVRLNSGALEGSNVNVVDAMVNLISLSRQFEMQIKMMQNAEGNAQRADQLLALAA, from the coding sequence ATGGATCGCCTGATCTACACCGCGATGACCGGGGCCAAGCATACCTTCCTGCAACAGGCGGGCAATGCGCACAACCTGGCCAACGCCAGCACTATCGGCTTCAAGGCGCAGGAGCATCGTTTCCGCGCCGTGCCAGTCCTCGGCGAGGGCGTGCCGACGCGGGCCTTCGTGGTAGACGCGACGGTGGCCGATGTCTTCGACGAGGGCCCCCTCATGTACACCGGCCGCAATCTCGACGTGGCGGTACGCGGCCGCGGCTGGATCGCTCTCCAGATGCCGGACGGCAGCGAGGCCTACACCCGGGCCGGCAGCCTGGATGTCAATGTGAATGGCCTGCTGCAAACCAAGGCCGGCCAGACCGTCGCGGGCGATGGCGGGCCCATCAACGTGCCACCGGACAACGTGGTGGAAATTGCTCCCGACGGCACGGTCTCCGTGGTGCCTTCCTTCGGTACGCCCAACAGTTCCAACGCCGTGGGGCGCATCAAGCTGGTCAATCCCCCCGAGGCCGATCTGGTGCGCGGGGACGATGGCTTCTTCCGCCTGCGGGGCGGCGAAGCCGCGCCGGTGGACGATCAGGTGCGTCTCAATTCCGGTGCCCTGGAAGGCAGCAACGTCAATGTGGTCGATGCCATGGTCAATCTCATCAGCCTGTCCCGCCAGTTCGAGATGCAGATCAAGATGATGCAGAACGCCGAAGGCAACGCCCAGCGCGCCGACCAGCTCCTTGCGCTGGCCGCATGA
- the flgA gene encoding flagellar basal body P-ring formation protein FlgA, translating to MPLPRPRALLLLFASCCTLPGVSPATEADPILALAERHAREQIRALPGRVSIEMGRLDPRTRLPPCPAPQAYTPPGARPMGKTQVGVRCTAPRAWNVLIPVHVRVTGSYVSTGRALPAGHLIQAEDLISSEGELDSLPAGTVTDPAAVVGKTLRNALAAGQPLRSQQVQAPLVIRQGQTVRVISRGSGFAVSAEGRAVNDAAAGQLVRVRLSEKQVVSGTATADGSVELNF from the coding sequence ATGCCCCTCCCACGTCCCCGCGCACTGCTTCTGCTCTTCGCTTCGTGCTGCACCCTCCCCGGGGTCTCCCCGGCGACCGAGGCAGACCCCATCCTCGCGCTGGCCGAGCGCCATGCGCGGGAGCAAATCCGTGCCCTGCCAGGCCGGGTCAGCATCGAGATGGGGCGCCTCGACCCACGCACCAGACTGCCGCCCTGCCCCGCGCCGCAGGCCTATACCCCGCCGGGCGCCCGCCCCATGGGCAAGACCCAGGTCGGCGTGCGCTGCACCGCGCCGCGGGCCTGGAACGTCCTCATTCCCGTCCACGTGCGGGTCACGGGAAGCTATGTGAGCACCGGGCGCGCCCTGCCCGCCGGTCACCTGATCCAGGCCGAAGATCTGATCTCCAGCGAAGGGGAACTCGACAGCCTGCCCGCGGGCACCGTCACCGACCCGGCCGCCGTGGTAGGCAAGACCCTGCGCAACGCCCTGGCCGCCGGTCAGCCCCTGCGGTCCCAGCAGGTGCAGGCGCCCCTGGTCATCCGCCAGGGCCAGACGGTCCGGGTGATTTCAAGAGGTTCCGGCTTCGCCGTCAGTGCCGAGGGGCGCGCGGTGAACGACGCCGCAGCGGGCCAGTTGGTGCGGGTGCGCCTGTCGGAGAAGCAGGTGGTGTCCGGTACCGCGACGGCCGACGGCAGCGTCGAATTAAATTTCTGA
- the flgC gene encoding flagellar basal body rod protein FlgC, protein MSLFNVFHISSSAMTAQSMRLNAVASNLANADSIVSSDGRPYRAKQVVFEAVPVAGGSDGARGVRVRQVVEDASPPRMVYDPKNPAADEKGYVAFPNVNVVEEMTNMISASRSYQSNVEVMNTAKNMMMRTLQIGQ, encoded by the coding sequence ATGAGCCTGTTCAACGTCTTTCACATCTCCTCGAGCGCCATGACCGCTCAGTCCATGCGTCTCAACGCCGTGGCGTCCAATCTGGCCAACGCCGACAGCATCGTCTCTTCCGATGGGCGGCCCTACCGGGCGAAGCAGGTCGTCTTCGAGGCCGTTCCGGTGGCCGGTGGCAGCGACGGGGCCCGGGGGGTGCGGGTGCGCCAGGTGGTCGAGGACGCGTCGCCGCCCCGCATGGTGTACGACCCCAAGAACCCCGCCGCCGACGAGAAGGGCTACGTCGCCTTCCCCAACGTGAACGTGGTCGAGGAAATGACCAACATGATTTCCGCCTCGCGCTCCTACCAGAGCAATGTGGAGGTCATGAACACCGCCAAGAACATGATGATGCGCACTCTTCAGATCGGCCAGTAG
- the flgE gene encoding flagellar hook protein FlgE, with product MAFQQGLSGLNTASKAIDVTSNNIANASTVGYKGAVSHFSDVYANSLAGSGSSQVGIGVSLSAVQQQFTQGNITTTNNPLDISINGAGFFRMDNNGAVTYTRNGQFHLDKNGYVINDQGMRLTGYPAQSGIITASTPVALQISASDLAPVATGSNTSSTFNGVKANINLDSRETVPTSAWADGPGAGTVAGWTPDPLTYNFSTALSVYDTLGNAHTLTMYFRKAATAGDWEVYGNVDGTTNQNSGSTGPLGTLNFNTSGQLNSGNPVAISIDLNNVGTSLGNTNGAATPLAFNIDFTGSTQFGSPFGTNRIEQDGYTAGHLVGLSVGNDGVIQGRYSNGQTFNQGQVVLANFTNPNGLQSLGNNQWTETSDSGPALVGAPNTSSLGVLSSATVEESNVDLTAELVNLITQQRNYQANAQSIKTQDQILQTLVNLR from the coding sequence ATGGCATTCCAACAAGGTCTGAGCGGGCTCAATACGGCGTCCAAGGCCATCGACGTCACCAGCAACAATATCGCCAATGCCAGTACGGTCGGCTACAAGGGCGCGGTTTCCCATTTTTCCGACGTCTATGCCAATTCCCTGGCCGGCAGCGGCTCCAGCCAAGTGGGCATCGGGGTCAGTCTGTCGGCCGTGCAGCAGCAATTCACCCAGGGCAACATCACCACCACCAACAATCCCCTGGATATTTCGATCAACGGTGCCGGCTTCTTCCGCATGGACAACAACGGTGCGGTGACCTATACCCGCAACGGCCAGTTCCACCTGGACAAGAACGGCTACGTCATCAACGACCAGGGCATGCGCCTCACCGGCTACCCGGCCCAGTCCGGCATCATCACGGCCTCCACGCCCGTCGCCCTGCAGATTTCGGCCTCGGATCTGGCGCCGGTGGCGACCGGGTCCAACACCAGTTCGACCTTCAATGGCGTCAAGGCCAACATCAACCTGGATTCCCGGGAAACGGTGCCCACCAGCGCCTGGGCCGACGGTCCCGGGGCCGGTACCGTCGCCGGCTGGACGCCGGACCCCCTGACCTACAATTTTTCCACCGCGCTTTCGGTGTACGACACCCTGGGCAACGCCCACACCCTGACCATGTATTTCCGCAAGGCGGCCACCGCCGGGGACTGGGAGGTCTATGGCAACGTCGATGGCACCACCAACCAGAACAGCGGATCCACCGGCCCCTTGGGAACCCTGAACTTCAACACCTCGGGGCAATTGAACAGCGGCAACCCGGTGGCCATCTCCATCGATCTGAACAACGTAGGGACCAGTCTGGGCAATACCAACGGCGCGGCGACCCCCCTGGCCTTCAATATCGATTTCACCGGCAGCACGCAGTTCGGCAGCCCCTTCGGCACCAACCGGATCGAGCAGGACGGTTACACCGCGGGCCATCTGGTGGGTCTCTCGGTGGGCAACGATGGCGTCATCCAGGGCCGCTACAGCAACGGACAGACCTTCAACCAGGGGCAGGTGGTGCTGGCCAATTTCACCAATCCCAATGGTTTGCAGTCCCTGGGCAACAATCAATGGACGGAAACCTCGGATTCCGGTCCGGCCCTGGTGGGAGCCCCCAACACCTCCAGCCTGGGGGTGCTCAGCTCGGCGACGGTGGAAGAATCCAACGTGGATCTCACGGCGGAACTGGTCAACCTCATTACGCAGCAGCGCAATTACCAGGCCAACGCCCAGTCGATCAAGACCCAGGACCAGATTCTCCAGACCCTGGTCAACCTGCGCTGA
- a CDS encoding AAA family ATPase → MADFRSDQAAGLRRLFGGGHLQVVSFAAGCAGVGKTASVANLGVALARQGREVLLIDETSGGDDLAAAFGLLAPWDLLHVVQKERSLEQVLVRPQPGLHILPASRAAQKLGALDGAQQNILLEAVAGLARPIDVILIDAGVGHRQGFSPLGLIAQETVFVLSGNSASITEAYTAIKKLSQVHGRRNFRILINKVRCEADARAIFDNMAHVAMQRGIARLEYVASVPLDEAMRQTGQLCRPVVSAAPESAAAEAFRDIAAAMAGWARQEAEAGGVEHFMQQLLHLSQRIPTTHPRI, encoded by the coding sequence GTGGCTGATTTCCGCAGCGATCAGGCTGCCGGACTGCGGCGGCTCTTCGGCGGCGGCCATCTGCAGGTGGTGAGCTTTGCCGCCGGCTGTGCCGGGGTGGGCAAGACCGCTTCCGTCGCCAATCTGGGCGTTGCGCTGGCCCGGCAGGGGCGTGAGGTGCTGCTCATCGACGAAACCTCGGGGGGCGACGACCTCGCTGCCGCCTTCGGACTCCTCGCCCCCTGGGACCTTCTGCACGTGGTGCAGAAGGAACGCAGTCTGGAGCAGGTCCTCGTGCGTCCGCAGCCCGGCCTGCACATTCTTCCCGCCTCCCGGGCGGCCCAGAAGCTGGGCGCCCTCGATGGCGCCCAGCAGAACATCCTCCTGGAAGCAGTGGCGGGGCTGGCCCGCCCGATCGACGTCATCCTCATCGACGCCGGCGTCGGCCACCGCCAGGGGTTCTCGCCCCTGGGGCTCATCGCCCAGGAAACCGTGTTCGTCCTCTCCGGGAACAGCGCGTCGATCACCGAAGCCTATACCGCCATCAAGAAGCTCAGTCAGGTCCATGGGCGGCGGAACTTCCGCATCCTGATCAACAAGGTGCGTTGCGAAGCCGATGCCCGGGCCATTTTCGACAACATGGCCCACGTCGCGATGCAGCGTGGCATCGCCCGCCTGGAGTACGTCGCTTCGGTGCCCCTGGACGAGGCCATGCGCCAGACTGGCCAGCTCTGTCGCCCGGTGGTTTCCGCGGCTCCCGAGTCGGCTGCCGCCGAAGCCTTCCGGGACATCGCGGCTGCCATGGCCGGCTGGGCTCGGCAGGAGGCCGAGGCGGGCGGTGTCGAACACTTCATGCAGCAACTGCTACACTTGAGCCAACGCATCCCGACCACCCATCCCCGAATCTGA
- the flgM gene encoding flagellar biosynthesis anti-sigma factor FlgM, translated as MKIDNTLKPTTPQATARTSAPKPAATSGTAAADVHLSSLAADLAGGDDTPPINAARVAEIRQAISEGRFTIDSGVIADRLIATARELLQGQRKA; from the coding sequence GTGAAAATCGACAATACCCTCAAGCCCACGACCCCCCAGGCCACCGCCCGGACCAGTGCCCCAAAGCCAGCGGCCACGTCCGGCACCGCTGCCGCCGACGTACACCTGAGCAGTCTGGCGGCCGACCTGGCCGGCGGCGACGATACGCCGCCCATCAACGCCGCCCGGGTGGCCGAAATCCGCCAGGCCATCAGCGAAGGGCGATTCACCATCGACTCCGGGGTGATCGCCGATCGCCTCATCGCGACGGCGCGCGAGTTGCTGCAAGGCCAGCGCAAGGCTTGA
- a CDS encoding flagellar hook assembly protein FlgD encodes MATTSSTSAAASAADLFASLNGTSSTTKSKSTTEAMEDRFLTLLMTQIKNQDPLNPLDNAQVTTQLAQINTVNGIERLNATLTKLLDGYNNAQAMQAAGIIGKTVLVPGKNINLSEGVAAAGFKLDQAVDNVQVQVFDKSGNLVRTANLGEYEAGTATFLWDGKNNAGGAVPDGSYSFKVTATQDSKTLTPTALQLGLVGAVTRSGNGFVLDLGSLGDFAFNDVQEIY; translated from the coding sequence ATGGCAACGACCTCATCCACCAGCGCTGCCGCATCGGCGGCAGACCTCTTCGCCTCCCTCAACGGCACCTCGAGCACCACCAAGAGCAAATCGACCACCGAGGCCATGGAGGATCGCTTCCTCACCCTGCTGATGACGCAGATCAAGAACCAGGATCCGCTCAATCCGCTGGACAACGCCCAGGTCACCACCCAGCTTGCCCAGATCAACACGGTCAATGGCATCGAAAGGCTCAACGCCACCCTGACCAAGCTGCTCGACGGCTACAACAACGCCCAGGCCATGCAGGCGGCGGGCATCATTGGCAAAACCGTGCTGGTGCCGGGCAAGAATATCAACCTGTCCGAAGGCGTCGCCGCGGCGGGCTTCAAGCTCGACCAGGCGGTGGATAACGTGCAGGTCCAGGTCTTCGACAAGTCCGGCAACCTGGTACGCACGGCCAATCTGGGCGAATACGAAGCCGGCACCGCCACCTTCCTCTGGGACGGCAAGAACAACGCCGGCGGCGCGGTCCCCGACGGCAGTTACAGCTTCAAGGTGACGGCCACCCAGGACAGCAAGACGCTCACGCCCACCGCGCTTCAATTGGGGCTGGTGGGTGCCGTGACCCGCAGCGGCAACGGCTTCGTGCTCGATCTCGGCAGTCTCGGCGATTTTGCCTTCAACGACGTGCAAGAAATTTACTGA
- a CDS encoding flagellar motor protein has translation MDKISIAGLAIGIVAIVGGQILEGGHLTSLVQPTALLIVLGGTLGAVLLQSPFHVFRRGIQMARWIWVPPLIEQKRLIDQIGSWSQVSRREGLLALENFIPQLKDPFAKKGLQMLVDGADPERLRELLEVEIDAFEEEMKQSARIWEAAGGYSPTIGILGAVMGLIHVMENLTDPSKLGAGIAVAFVATIYGVGLANLIYLPIAGKLKYYIGRMVTAREMLVDGLIGIAVGDNPRIIEARLKGYLV, from the coding sequence GTGGATAAGATCAGTATCGCCGGCCTGGCCATAGGCATCGTCGCCATCGTCGGGGGGCAGATTCTCGAAGGCGGGCACCTCACCTCCCTGGTGCAGCCCACCGCCCTGCTCATCGTGCTCGGAGGCACTTTGGGGGCGGTCCTGCTGCAAAGTCCCTTCCACGTCTTTCGGCGCGGCATCCAGATGGCCCGCTGGATCTGGGTGCCTCCCCTCATCGAGCAGAAGCGGCTCATTGACCAGATCGGGAGCTGGAGCCAGGTCTCCCGTCGCGAAGGGCTCCTGGCCCTGGAAAATTTCATCCCCCAGCTCAAGGATCCCTTTGCCAAGAAGGGCCTCCAGATGCTGGTGGATGGCGCTGATCCGGAGCGCCTGCGGGAATTGCTCGAAGTCGAGATCGATGCCTTCGAAGAAGAGATGAAGCAATCCGCCCGCATCTGGGAAGCCGCCGGGGGCTATTCGCCCACCATCGGCATCCTCGGCGCGGTCATGGGCCTCATCCACGTCATGGAAAATCTCACCGACCCTTCCAAACTCGGCGCCGGTATCGCGGTGGCCTTCGTCGCCACCATCTACGGCGTCGGCCTCGCCAACCTCATCTACCTGCCCATCGCCGGCAAGCTCAAGTACTACATCGGCCGCATGGTCACCGCCCGGGAAATGCTGGTGGATGGGCTGATCGGCATCGCCGTCGGCGACAACCCCCGCATCATCGAGGCCCGCCTCAAGGGCTACCTTGTTTGA
- a CDS encoding RNA polymerase sigma factor FliA: protein MYTAAGQPEREQLVQRFVPLVKRIAYHLMARLPSNVLFDDLVQNGMIGLLDAIGRFEEGFGAQFETYATQRIRGAMLDGLRENDWLPRHIRRELRRIESTIHTLEQAQGRAPSERELADSLGMSLADYQKTLLDARGHQLVYFEDFAGEGDEDFLERHFTDDKADPARLIEEYNLREVLVAAIDRLPERERMVMALYYEQELNLREIGEVMDVTESRVCQLHSQAIARLRSQVLGELKPPAKPRREKARG, encoded by the coding sequence ATGTACACCGCCGCTGGTCAGCCGGAGAGGGAACAGCTGGTTCAGCGCTTCGTTCCGCTGGTGAAGCGCATCGCCTATCACCTGATGGCGCGGCTCCCCTCCAACGTCCTCTTTGACGATCTCGTCCAGAACGGCATGATCGGGCTTCTGGACGCCATCGGCCGCTTCGAGGAGGGCTTCGGCGCCCAGTTCGAGACCTACGCCACCCAGCGCATCCGGGGCGCCATGCTGGACGGCCTGCGCGAAAACGACTGGCTGCCCCGCCACATCCGGCGCGAACTGCGGCGCATCGAGAGCACCATTCACACCCTGGAGCAGGCTCAGGGCCGCGCGCCCTCGGAGCGGGAGCTGGCCGATTCCCTCGGCATGAGCCTGGCCGATTACCAGAAGACCCTGCTCGACGCCCGGGGCCATCAGCTCGTCTATTTCGAAGACTTCGCCGGTGAAGGCGACGAGGATTTCCTCGAGCGCCATTTCACCGACGACAAGGCCGATCCCGCCCGCCTGATCGAGGAATACAACCTGCGCGAAGTTCTGGTGGCGGCCATCGACCGCCTGCCGGAGCGGGAGCGCATGGTCATGGCGCTCTACTACGAGCAGGAACTCAATCTCAGGGAAATCGGCGAGGTCATGGACGTCACCGAGTCCCGCGTCTGCCAGCTCCACAGCCAGGCCATCGCGCGCCTGCGCAGCCAGGTGCTGGGCGAACTCAAGCCTCCGGCCAAGCCGCGACGGGAGAAGGCCCGTGGATAA
- the flhF gene encoding flagellar biosynthesis protein FlhF: protein MNVRKFIAANAREALKKVKETLGNDAIILSNRSIPGGVEIMAVASRDMAMIVPAGSDRPAAERPAAPEGEDYRVSLSSAPRQTPVRAPAPAAEAVPVREAALAMPLVNAGIPRTGALRQFETPRPAMAPVPEAPRAPEPRREAEVVPAEVMDEIRSLRRIVEQHLAGFTWNEASRSAPAKTEALRQLLDAGFSPQFARDVLTGLPADFDAAQAMAWVKGAADRSLITVGSEDDIVDRGGVYALVGPTGVGKTTTTAKLAARCVMRHGPNKVALVTTDGYRIGAHEQLRIYGRILGVSVHLVKDANELAQTLAELAHKHMVLIDTMGMSQKDRLVPELTGMLAGCRVQRLLLLSSTSRGDTLDDVVRAYQGDGLAGCILTKVDEAASLATALDVIMRHRLRLLYVSNGQRVPEDIHLPNRTYLLHRAFKDLPAESPHRLAGSEPAMLMASAGLSAAGGARG, encoded by the coding sequence ATGAACGTCAGAAAATTCATCGCCGCCAACGCCCGCGAAGCGTTGAAAAAAGTGAAGGAGACCCTGGGCAACGACGCCATCATCCTTTCCAACCGGAGCATTCCGGGAGGCGTGGAGATCATGGCCGTGGCGTCCCGGGACATGGCGATGATCGTGCCCGCCGGCAGCGACCGTCCTGCCGCCGAACGGCCTGCGGCTCCGGAGGGCGAGGATTATCGGGTCAGCCTGAGCAGCGCCCCCCGGCAGACTCCGGTCCGCGCACCGGCCCCCGCTGCCGAGGCTGTGCCGGTGCGTGAAGCTGCGCTCGCCATGCCCTTGGTCAATGCCGGCATACCCAGGACTGGCGCCCTGCGCCAGTTCGAAACCCCGCGCCCGGCCATGGCGCCGGTGCCGGAAGCACCCCGGGCACCCGAACCCCGGCGGGAGGCGGAAGTCGTCCCGGCCGAAGTCATGGACGAAATCCGCTCCCTGCGGCGCATCGTCGAGCAGCATCTGGCCGGCTTCACCTGGAACGAAGCGTCCCGCTCGGCGCCCGCCAAGACCGAGGCCCTGCGCCAGTTGCTCGACGCGGGCTTCTCACCCCAGTTCGCCCGCGACGTGCTCACCGGCCTGCCCGCCGACTTCGATGCCGCCCAGGCCATGGCCTGGGTCAAGGGCGCCGCCGACCGCAGCCTCATCACCGTGGGGAGCGAGGACGACATCGTGGACCGCGGCGGCGTCTATGCCCTGGTCGGCCCCACCGGAGTCGGCAAGACCACCACCACCGCCAAGCTCGCCGCCCGTTGCGTCATGCGGCACGGCCCCAACAAGGTCGCCCTGGTCACCACCGACGGCTACCGCATCGGCGCCCACGAGCAGTTGCGCATCTACGGCCGCATCCTGGGCGTTTCGGTCCATCTGGTGAAGGACGCCAACGAACTGGCCCAGACCCTGGCCGAACTCGCCCACAAGCACATGGTGCTCATCGACACCATGGGCATGAGCCAGAAGGACCGGCTCGTCCCCGAATTGACCGGCATGCTGGCCGGCTGCCGCGTGCAGCGCCTCCTGCTGCTCTCCTCCACTTCCCGTGGCGACACCCTGGACGACGTGGTGCGCGCCTACCAGGGCGACGGACTGGCGGGCTGCATCCTGACCAAGGTCGACGAGGCGGCCAGCCTGGCCACCGCCCTCGACGTCATCATGCGTCACCGCCTGCGCCTCCTGTACGTTTCCAACGGCCAACGCGTGCCGGAAGACATCCACCTGCCCAATCGCACCTATCTCCTGCACCGTGCCTTCAAGGATCTCCCCGCCGAATCCCCCCATCGTCTGGCGGGCAGCGAACCGGCCATGCTCATGGCCAGCGCCGGCCTCTCGGCGGCGGGGGGTGCCCGTGGCTGA
- a CDS encoding flagellar protein FlgN: protein MSSPAAIIGRELALVERFLAALLEEQALLRRGATQGLEGFVQAKAELARDLNAVSAERESWLAAQGSDAGRRGMEGWLARNPGDEISRQAWMTLIARAEEAQAANTLNGQLIAQRLHTTHQALAILSAESPAAGLYGRDGQAALGTGSRIIDSA, encoded by the coding sequence ATGTCCTCCCCCGCCGCCATCATCGGGCGGGAACTGGCGCTCGTCGAGCGCTTCCTCGCCGCACTTCTCGAAGAACAGGCCCTCCTGCGCCGGGGGGCGACGCAAGGTCTGGAAGGCTTTGTCCAGGCAAAGGCGGAATTGGCCCGGGATCTGAACGCCGTCTCGGCGGAGCGGGAAAGCTGGCTCGCGGCCCAGGGCAGCGACGCCGGACGGCGGGGAATGGAAGGCTGGCTCGCCCGCAATCCGGGGGATGAAATTTCGCGGCAGGCCTGGATGACGCTGATCGCCCGGGCCGAGGAAGCGCAAGCGGCCAACACGCTGAACGGCCAGTTGATCGCCCAGCGGCTGCACACCACCCATCAGGCCCTGGCCATTCTCTCCGCCGAGTCCCCGGCTGCGGGCCTTTACGGCCGCGACGGCCAGGCTGCCCTCGGCACGGGCAGCCGCATCATCGACTCGGCGTAG
- the motD gene encoding flagellar motor protein MotD, whose product MARRRHREEEHPNHERWLVSYADFITLLFAFFVVMYALSSINEGKYKVLSNSLTNAFRNVTGQAGGQPLALTPGAPVLPPKPVVKVDRQAEVKKVEREKMKNVARDIMEALQPLVAAGKVRLLETSRGVTIEINDSVLFAAGQARLQAPSVSALGAIAQVLAATDFPITIEGHTDNVPIATPQFPSNWELSALRATTVLRLFNDSGVGAERLTAIGYGETRPLETNTTPEGRGRNRRVSILIDSNRPEEPTEVPQAAAGAPTPSR is encoded by the coding sequence ATGGCGCGCCGCAGGCACCGGGAAGAGGAACACCCCAACCACGAACGCTGGCTGGTGTCCTACGCTGATTTCATCACCCTGCTGTTTGCCTTCTTCGTCGTCATGTATGCCCTCTCGTCGATCAACGAGGGCAAGTACAAGGTGCTGTCCAATTCGCTCACCAACGCCTTTCGCAACGTCACCGGTCAGGCTGGCGGGCAACCCCTTGCGCTGACGCCGGGGGCGCCTGTCCTGCCGCCCAAACCGGTGGTCAAGGTGGACCGGCAGGCCGAGGTGAAAAAGGTCGAGCGGGAAAAGATGAAGAACGTGGCCAGGGACATCATGGAAGCCCTGCAACCCCTGGTCGCCGCCGGCAAGGTGCGTCTTCTGGAAACGAGCCGCGGCGTGACCATCGAAATCAACGACAGCGTGCTCTTTGCCGCGGGCCAGGCGCGACTCCAGGCCCCTTCGGTGAGTGCTCTGGGCGCCATCGCCCAGGTTCTTGCGGCCACGGACTTTCCCATCACCATCGAAGGCCACACCGACAACGTTCCCATCGCCACGCCGCAGTTTCCTTCCAACTGGGAGCTTTCCGCCCTGCGCGCCACCACGGTGCTGCGCCTGTTCAACGACTCCGGCGTCGGGGCGGAGCGCCTCACGGCCATCGGTTACGGGGAAACCCGGCCCCTGGAAACCAATACCACGCCGGAAGGCCGGGGTCGCAACCGGCGGGTGAGCATCCTGATCGACTCCAACCGCCCGGAAGAGCCCACCGAGGTGCCCCAGGCTGCTGCGGGGGCGCCTACGCCGAGTCGATGA